The Alkalihalobacillus sp. LMS6 genomic interval TGCATAACACCCATCAATGGCTTAAGTGCAAATTTCGCAATAAGAAGCATTAATAGCGTGAAAGCAAAAAGTTGATAAAGCGCTGAGCCCCAATCAAGTACTTCAAACATCGTTACACCCCTTTTTCTATCAGAAGTCGGTCCTTACATAAGGAAAGGCGAGAGGTTCTAAAGTAGAACGCTGTCGCCTCTCCATGATTTCCGTATGAAAAAATGCAGTTAGCCTAAGAAGTACATTAAGAAAGCAAGAACTACTGCAAGAATAGGAACAGCCTCTGCAAGCGGTGCACCAATAAACATAAGCGTTTGTAGTGGACCACGTTGTTCTGGTTGACGAGCCACCCCTTCAAGAACTGCTTTTACGATGATGGCAACACCAATTGCGCCACCAAGTGCAGCCAAACCTGCTGCAATACCTGCTGCTAAGTGCGTCATAACTATTTTTCCTCCTCAAAATTGGTTAGTTGGTTTATTTCCTATAAATAATCGCTCTAAAAAGAGCAGAGATTAATGTTGTTCAACTTTATGCGACATATAGACCATTGCAAGCATTGCGAAAATGTACGCTTGAATGGAGCCGATAAAGATACTAAATGCTTGCCAAGCCATGGTTGGTAAGAGCGTAACAATCCCAAGACCAACACCTTGAAATACACCGTAGTTAAATCCAAGTGTACCAAGTGTAACTAAGAGAATTAATAACACTTCTTTTGCGAAAATGTTACCAAACAAACGCATTCCAAGTGTTAGGAAGTTCGATACTTCTTCAATAATCTTGAATGGAAGCAATACCCATACAGGTTGAACATATCCTTTTAAGTAGCCGCTAACACCTGTCATCTTAATGCCATAAATATGTGTTAACAAAATGACGAACGCTGCCATTGTTAAAGCTAAGATTGGATCCGATGTAGGAGAGCGCCAAATGACATAGTGATTTGAATCGCTTGTTACAAGCTCGAATGGAATACCCATCATATTTGCAACGAACATATAGAATAATAGCGCATAGGCAAGGACGATAAAGCGACCGCCTGTTTTCCAATCCATATTCGCTTTAATAATTCCACGAACAAAATCGATAACCCACTCAATAAAGTTCTGTAACCCGGTTGGTCTCATCGCAAGTTTTCTTGCACCAATCACTGAGATCAAAAATACAATTAAACAGGCTACGGTTGTCGTAAATACAGTTGTTAGGTTAAACGGAATGTTAAACCACGGGTCGTACCAATAAATATCTTGTGAATCCATTGTTTCACCTCTTTCGCCTATTAGCTTTTATTACTAAATCCACCATCATGACAATGTACATAAGCGCAATCCCGATCACGACCGCTATCAGATGAAACGTATCAGGATACAAGAGTGCAAGACCAACTGCCACGAGTGCGAGGAGCATTCGAAAAACATAACCGAGCCCTACAATTAACATGGAAAAGGTGCTTGAGGATGTTTTTCCAACGTGCCGTGCGTTTCGATAGGTTGTCCAAAGGTTAAGGTAGCTTGCTCCATAACCAAGGAGCAGACCAAGAAAGACATGCTGAGCGGAGGAAATAAAGTATCCTACGAGAAAAACAGCTGCCACTAGCAAGGATACAAGTGAATAACGCTTCATCTGTGACCATGCGCTTATCGGTTCATGGCTGTGTTGCATTTCAGTCATCGTCTCCTAAAAAAGGCTGAACCGCTTTGTAAATTCCGTACATTCCGGAAAACATTCCGAAAAAAAGGCAAATTAGAAAGAAAATTGGTTCAGTACCTAACCATCTGTCGAGCCACAATCCAAGAAATAAGCCTCCGATTGTTCCTCCAAGTATGCAAGATGTGATGGTTGAAACTAACACAAACGCTCGCATTGGATTCTTATTTGGTTTCGCCAATGACATGTCTCCCTTCATTGAATGAAAACCTATACAATCGCATATGTAACCCTTATCATGGTAACCCTTAGTAATCGTACAATAGCCACTTTCCGCTGTCAACGAATTTTGAAAGAATCTCAAAAGAGTTTAAAAATAATGAATGATTGTTCACATAACTGTCATAGATCTTTACAAATCCATTAACAACACGATTGAACAAAGCATTTTCTCTTGAAAATTAAGCTCCTTATGAATTGATTTGACTTTCTATTCAAGCAGTTAAAAGCAATTTGTTTGACAATTGCTTATCAGTATGGCCAAAATCTACACAAAAAAATCAACACAACAACGCTGCATTGATTTTTTTGTTATCATTATGGACCGACCCATTCTTCACCAATATCAACGATCGCTTCAATGGTATCTGATTTACCTTCATTCACCGCATGAATAAACGCTAGATACCGCCCCGGTTCGACGTTAAGATCATCAATTTCACCACTTACCATGCCTCGTTTTTGATTCTGGTTTTCAACAATTGTAGCGATGTATTCGAACGTATCAGGATCATACAGATGTACACTAGACTCTTCTGCACCACCTGGTAAGTAGTACTCGTAATAGTACCCGTTTTCCTTATCACTATGGGCCATTTGAAACGCCATCACTCGAGGATAATTCGGTTCTTCCATAAATAGCATATAGGGAATCGTAATGGCATTCTCGTTTTCATTCACATTAATTAAGCCCGTATGAAGGCCACTTTGTAATAAATTCGTATCGATTGTCGCTTTCAACGTAACTGCTTGCGTTGACTGCGCTTCAACCTTTACTCCTTCAACCATTTCCCATGTGACGCCATCTAATTCGCCAATAGGAGGGTCAATCGTGTAGTCTTTTGCATGATCGCTTAGATTTTCAATGTCGATCACTAACTCTCTTGTAAGGGTGCTGTTCCCTTTTTTCATTGCACCAAACGAAAGTGTCGCAGGGGAAATGAGGGATTCCGTATTGACCGCTTCATCCACTTGTAAGCGACCCGTTCCTTGTTCAAAGGGCAAATAATCATTTCCTTGTTCGTCTTGTAACCGCTTTGTCGTATTCATTAGCGCGGCTTTCACTTGTTCAGGTGACCACTCAGGGTGTTGTTCTAAAAGTAATGCAGCAGCCCCTGCCACATGTGGGCTTGCCATACTCGTTCCATTCAGGTCAAGGTATCCTTTTGGGACAGTGCTTTGAATCGCTACTCCTGGTGCAACAATGTCAGGTTTAATAGCCCATGTTTCCGTTACAGGACCTCTAGAACTAAAAGGCGCCATTAGATCCTGTTTGATGTCATAGTGGGTTTCAACTTTTACTTTGTTCTTTTTATTCTTTAGTAAAGAAACCAATGCTTCGCCCTCTTCCTTACTAACCGTCGCGCCTGTAATGGGAATCGGTTCAGTAACAGCTCCTGCAAAAGTTCCATCTAAATTATTGTAGATTAACGCCGCTTTCGCACCTGCTTTAGATGCTAAAGCGAGCTTTTCAGCAAAATTAGATCGACCTCTTTTAATAAGAACGAGCTTATCTTTTACATCTTTTCCGCTATAGTCGGACAATAATCCGTGACCTACATCGACTAAATCAAGACTTTCTTTTAATTTCCAACTTTTCGCTCCTAAAATTGGTACAAGTGAAAGCTCCTCATCAAGTCCTTTAACTTGAATCGACGGCACTTCAATTGGTGGAAGAGATGCCCCAACAGAGATTGCTTTTGTCGATGTTCCAGGAGATCCTACAGACCACATATTCGGTCCACTGTTTCCATTTGACGTAACAGCTACAACGCCTTTTTCCACAACACGGTCTAAAGCCAAACTTGTCGGCCAGTCAGGTCCATTGACCGTATTACCTAACGACAAATTCAAGACGTCCACTTCGTCTTCCACCGCTCGTTCAATCGCTTCTAAAATGTGCTCTGTCGTTCCTTGCCCCCCTGGACCAAGGGCGCGATAGGCATAGATATCTGCTTCAGGAGCAACCCCTGTTATTCTACCGTTAGCCGCAATAATTCCGGCAACGTGGGTTCCATGTAACGTTGGTTCCCCTTGTGATTTTTTCGTTTCCATTGGATCTTGATCTTGATCGACGATATCATAGCCACCTTGATAATTTCTTTGTAAATCCGGATGCTTATAATCGACTCCCGTATCAATAATTCCGACCTTCACGCCTTTTCCAGTGAGATGACGCTCTTTTCCGTCCCTCATATCAATTAGATCTTTGCCAGCCCCAATGAATGGAATGCTTCCTTCCAGACTAGGTTGATAATGAGCAACATCATCTACTCGAGCAATGACGCTTAATTGCGTTAATCGATCTATATCTTTTTCGGCAATTTCTAATGAAAAGCCACCATACACATTTTCATAAATATTTCTTATTGATGCTGAAGAAATTCGTTCCTCTACAACTTGCACCGCGCGATGAACGTCTCCAGACGCAGACACAATGACGACTCTTTTGCTACCGTCAATCGTGTGCTTTTTTTCAATTGGGCTCCGTTCTGCTGCAAAGACAGATTCTGTTCCAATTGGTATGATGAAGGTTTGAATCACAAGAAGGATACTTATTATGCCTAATAATAACGGCCGCACGTTCCCTTGATTAATCATACTTTCCGTCTCCCCTATTGCTTGTCGTGACGTTTAGTATGAGTATTTATGTGCCGTTTTATGCAAAAAAAAGAAAGGCTGCACCTTGTGCAAAAAGCACGAATAACAAGCGGTCAGACACTTTCATTCCCAACAGAAAAAATTAAAAAGACCCATGAATGATTTTTCATCACTCATGGGGCATTTGTTATTTATTTTGTACCAAATAAGCGGTCGCCAGCGTCCCCTAATCCTGGAACGATGTACCCTTTTTCATTTAGTTTTTCATCAAGAGCGGCTAAATAGATGTCTACATCCGGGTGCTCTTCTTGCACATATTCAACGCCTTCTGGTGCGGCAACTAAACAAATCAATCGCATGTTCTTAGCGCCACGCTTCTTTAAGCTATTAATCGCTTCAACCACTGATCCTCCTGTAGCAAGCATTGGATCAATAACAAGAAGTTCTCTCTCTTCAATATCCTTAGGTAACTTTACGTAGTATTCAATAGGTTTGAACGTTTCAGGATCACGATATAGGCCAACGTGACCAACACGAGCTGCTGGAATCATGTTAAGAATTCCGTCAGACATTCCAATTCCCGCTCTTAAGATCGGGATAAGGCCAAGCTTTTTCCCAGCAAGTTTTTTCACACGAGCTGGTCCAACAGGCGTTTCAATCTCTGCATCTTCTAACGGTAAATCACGCGTTACTTCGAAAGCCATTAACGCAGCAACTTCGTCTACAAGCTCACGAAATTCTTTTGTTCCAGTTGTCTTATCGCGTATATAAGATAATTTGTGCTGAATAAGTGGATGATCTAGTACATGTACTTTTCCCAATTTCGTCACTTCCTTTTAAAAATTCGTCAAACCTCGACATACTCTGAACGATTTTACCCGAAAACTACCTGCTCATACAAGTGTACAAATACAGAAACCTTTGTAAAATGTTCCCTAGATGCAAATCTCTCAGGAAAAAGCAGCAATAGGCTAAGCCTACTACTGCTCATTATTTTTTATAAATTGGCGTACATTGGATACTTTGATGTGAGTGAAGCAACACGCTCTCGCACTTGCTCAAGCACGTCTTCATTCTCAACGTTTTTTAACGTTAGCGCAATTAACTCACCAATTTCATCCATAGCTTCCAAATCAAGCCCACGAGACGTGACAGCTGCCGTACCGATCCGAATACCACTTGTTACAAATGGCTTTTCTGGATCGTACGGGATCGTGTTCTTGTTTGTTGTAATTCCAACTGCATCTAGCGCTTTTTCTGCAACTTTTCCTGTTAAATTCTGCGAGCGCAAATCAAGTAACACAAGGTGATTATCCGTTCCACCTGATACAATGTCGACACCTTCTGCTTGAAGCTTTTGACCAAGTCTCTGTGCATTTTCAATAACTGCTTTTCCGTAAGCTTTGAAATCACTTGAAAGAGCTTCGCCAAACGAAACAGCTTTCGCTGCGATGACATGCATTAACGGGCCACCTTGAATACCAGGGAAAATAGATTTGTCGATCTTTTTGCCGAACTCTTCACCAGTCTCTTCATTACATAAAATCATGCCGCCACGTGGTCCACGTAATGTTTTATGGGTTGTTGTTGTGACAAAGTGTGCATAGGGAACTGGATTTTGATGAAGACCGGCCGCAACAAGACCTGCGATATGAGCCATGTCAACCATTAAGTACGCGCCCACTTCATCGGCAATTTCACGGAACTTCTTAAAGTCAATAGCTCTTGGATAAGCACTTGCACCAGCGACAATTAATTTAGGTTTGTGTTCTTGTGCAATTTGGCGAACCACATCATAGTCGATGCGTTGATCGTCTTCGCGCACACCATACTCAACGAAGTTATATTGAACACCACTAAAGTTAACAGGGCTTCCATGGGTTAAATGACCACCGTGGGACAAATTCATTCCTAGAACCGTATCTCCATGCTCTAAAACCGTGAAGTAAACCCCCATATTTGCTTGCGCTCCTGAATGAGGCTGAACATTTACATAAGCAGCACCAAATAATTTCTTCGCACGATCACGAGCAATATCTTCTGCGATATCAACATATTCGCAGCCACCATAATAACGGCGCCCAGGGTAACCTTCTGCGTATTTATTTGTTAGAACGGATCCTTGCGCTTCCATAACCGCTTCACTTACAAAGTTCTCAGACGCAATTAACTCAATCTTATCTCGTTGACGACCTAATTCTAATTCAATCGCTTCAAAAAGAGTTGGATCTTGTGTTTTTAAATTTGTCATCTCTTCCCCGCCTTTGTTCGTAAATAATTTAATTTATTTATGATTTTAGCTTATCAGAAGCAAAAATAATAGCTTTTTCCGTAAATTAAGTTCTGTGAACTTACAAATTATTCACCAATTCTGTAATTCGCTCGCTCTCCGCCGATTAGCTTAGGACGACTGCTCGCAAATGTAACGTGCGCTGAACCAATTGTCGTAATTCCTACACGAATTGGCACTAATACAGGCTTAATATGCATGCCGATAAACGTATCACCAATGTCAATTCCTGCATCAGCTTGAACGTGTTCAACTAGAATGGGATCTTCAAGTTGTTGGAAAGCATAGGTTGCCATGGCGCCACCTGCTTGACGCACAGGTATGGCGCTCACTTCTGTAAACCCTTTGAATTCAGCTACTTTACGTTCTACGACAAGTGCACGGTTTAAATGCTCACAACATTGAAAAGCGAATTGAACATTGGTTTCATCTCGAAATCGAGCTAACGCCCGGTAGATGTCCGCCGCTATGTCCATGGAGCCTTCTTTACCGATCGACTTACCTGCAACTTCACTCGTTGAAGCTCCCACTACAAAAAGTTTTGCTTGTAACGAAGGAACCTGTTGTTGAAAAGCTTGCAACCCTTCATATAAACGCGCCTCAATCGACATTAGCGGTGCGTATCCTCGTAACTTGTAATCTTATCGATTCGGTTTGTATGGCGGCCACCTTCAAACTCTTCACCTAACCATGTGCGCACAATTTCTCCGGCAAGACCTGGTCCAATTACACGTTCACCCATTGCAATCATATTTGTATCGTTATGCTGACGTGTTGCTTTAGCACTGAAAACATCGTGAACGAGGGCACAACGAATGCCTTTTACTTTATTCGCAGCAATCGACATTCCTATGCCTGTACCACAAACAAGAATGCCGCGGTCGAAATCACCTTGAGCCACTTTTTCCGCAACTGGCAACGCATAATCAGGGTAATCAACAGACCCTTCACACTTACAACCAAAATCTTCGTACGTAAACCCTAAGTCCTTTATAACCTCAATCAACTCGTCTTTTAACCGAATTCCGCCGTGATCGGATGCAATTGCTATTCTCATTGTGCACACTCCTTCATTTTTCCCATACAAAAAGCGTCTAGTTAGGACGCTTTTATTGGTTTGATTCTATTGTAAACTTTTCGATCGTTGTCTTCAATTGCTTGGCTTGATTTGCCAAGTCTTTTGACAATGATTCAATTTCTTCTAACGCCGTAGTCTGCTCTTCGGTCATTGCCGTAACCTCTTGCGCACCTGCAGACGTTTGTTCGGCAATCGCAGCGACTTCTTCTGTTTTAACAGAGCTCGCTTCAATCGCTTGCTTCTGCTTGTCCGATAAATTGGAAATGACTTCAATCATTTCCGTAACGATCTTTGCGGATGATTCCATTTCAAGAATTGCACTCGTCGTCTTTTCACCTTGTTCCGACTGCACTCTCGCAACCGTCACTTGTTCCTCAATATTTTTCACAACTTGCTTCACTTCTTCTTGGATGGTGGAGATCAATTGATTAATGGATTCTACTGCTTGTGTACTTTCATCAGCAAGCTTTCGCACTTCACTCGCTACAACCGCAAATCCCCGACCGTGCTCTCCTGCACGAGAGGCTTCGATTGATGCATTTAAAGCCAATAAATTCGTCTGTTTTGCAATCGTACCGACAAACGCTGTAATGCTACCCACTTCTTGCGCTTGCTCCTCTAGACGATGGACCGAATCAAGTGAATGTTCTTGCTTTGTTGTTAACTCTTCAATCCCTTTCACGAGACTCGTTGTCATTTCACGACTCGTTACAAGCAATCCGCCCATTTCATTAGCTTGTTCGGCGGATCGAGACGCTTTATGTTGCATTTCATTTGCCATTTCTGTTGTTTCTTCAAGAGAAAACACCGTTTCTTGAATCGCTTGGGCCGCGTTTTCAGCACCGCTCGCAATTTCTCCCATCGTGAAACCGATCTGTTCCGCTTGAGATGACGATGTAGCTGTAGCTAGACTTAATTGCTGTACACGTTCTTCCGTTTCCACAAAGTTCCGATCAATATCGTGAACCATTCCGTTCAAATTTGAAAGCATTTGATTATAAGCAATACCTAACGCTCGTAACTCGTCATCGGATTTTGATAACTCTACGTTTCGATCAATCACACCTGAAGCCGCTTCTGTCACCGCATGTTCGAGTTGCGCCAACGGCTTCGTAATGATCGTTGATAAAAAATAACCCAGAATTCCACTCCAAATGACGCCGGCTAATAAAACTAGAAGCGTTAACCATGCAGGATCAATGTTTAACATTGAAGCAGCGTAATCTGCTAAAAAGTACAGAATGATGGCACTCGTAGCAAACGTAACGCCTGCCACTGCACTAACACCTAATACAATCTTCTTTCGAATACTAAACTTGTACCTTTTAGAGATCTTTTTCCCTGCTTCCATTCACATTCATCCTTTTCGATTAAGTTTGCCGCAAGAAATCCTTTATAGCTGTTTTGATTTGTCTCGCAGCTTGTTCATAATCCTCATCACTGCCGCCAAAAGGATCTTCAATATCATGTCCTTCTTTTCCAGCTGCTTCTTGCAAAGTTGACACACTTTGATGAGGGTAACGCTCTTCAACAATTTTTCTATGAGAAGCTGACATCGTTAATACTTTATCAGCCCAGTGAATCAATTCGTCTGATAGTGGTTGCGACTTATGGTCAACTTTTATGCCTTCTTTTTCCAATATTTTCTTTGAACCACTAGAAATGACCTGTCCATGATCAGCATGCACACCTGCCGACTTAACATTATATCGGTCGGCGCCGTATTTTTTTAAATAGGCTTCTGCTAATGGAGACCGACAAGTATTCCCTGTACATATCACTAAAATATTTTGCTTTTTCATCTTTCCACTCCTTAAATTGTTATCAACGTTTCACTAGTTTAGCACAAGTGACCCCGTTGATTCATCAAAGTGGAAGCATAATTTTTAAGCCAAAACCAATCAAAATAATTCCGCCTAAAACTTCTCCATAAGAGCCAATTAACTTATGAAATTTCGACCCAATTAGTAAGCCTATCCATGATAAACACATACTAACTGCACCAATTATTAAAACCGTCAACATGACTTTTGTCCCTAAAATACCAAACGACAAACCAGCAGAAAAGCTATCTAGGCTGACACCTAAAGCAAATAATAAGAGACCAAGCCCAATCGGTTTCAATTTCGAATCTTCTTGATCAGAAAAAGAAGCCAAGATCATTTGAACGCCGATAATGAGAAGCATACCTCCACCTATGTATGTGGCGATTACGTCGTATTTACTCGACAACCATTGCCCTGTCAACATTCCGAGTAGTGGCATAAAAACGTGAAACAAACCAATCGTGACCCCTATACGAAAAATTTGTTTCCCTGTTAGACCTAACATCCCCATACCTAGAGTCACAGAGAATGCATCCATCCCTAAAGCTGCTGCCATAATCATTATCGTCACAATCTCGTGCATTGTTTAACTCCTCCCGTAAAAACATGCTATTCGAATGTATGCACGGGTAAGGGAATTTAGACAGGCTAATAAAAACCGCTTCTAAAAAGGATGTAGACAAACATGGCATGCCTTTAGAATGGACGGTAGATTTTCAATAAGGAACCTCACGTACATAAAAAAATCCCTCCCATGTTTGTACTTTTTAAGTACCTACATGGGAGGGATTCATTTTGCTTCCTCACTCAAAACGTTTTTATATTGGTCACTGAATTTTTATTGTTTTGTTCTGAACATCGCATGTGTTATTCAGCCATGGCTCCCCAACCATCTATGGTGACTTCGTATTTTGCAGTCAAAGATTCTAAATCTCTTAACCTTCGAACAATCTCCTGGTGTGTAAGGGGAATCGTACGTGTGCACGCTAAAACGTACTCGCCTTGGTCACGATCCTCATCGACTTCGACGGTATAGCCTTCTAGTTCAATCATTTTTGCTACTTTCCGAGCCATTCGTCGATTCGAACAAAGTAAAATAAATTCCACTTCATGAGGTTTGCTCATATCGACTCCTGCATCTTTTAAACTTTGCAGGACGGCGCCGTCATCATCATTTGGAAAATCGACTGGGGTAATGTAGGTTACATTGAAAAAGTAAAATGACTTTTGTTCTTCTTCAGAGGAAAGCACTTCTTCAAACCCTAGCTCCTCTAACGTTCTCATATACTGAGTACGTCCGCCTTGATGATGAGAAACAAGAAACCCAACATCCTTCACATTGCTAAGGAAAAAATACCGCTGCCACTGTTGCAAGATTTCTCCAAACGATTGCAAACGAACAATGTCATCTGGAATGTTTGGGAAAACCGCCACTGTGTCGAGCAATCGTTCTGACTCCGTATAGAAGTATTCAATCATCCCTAACAGTTCTTCCATTTCGGGCTGATTGGAAAAATAGCTTTCGTCGAGGGCAAAAACCTCATCCGAAATTAAGTAATAAGGGATCTCACATGTTTTACGATCGACTTGCATCGTAATTGTTCCATAAATGACTTCTGTTGCTGGATCCACTTCCGCCCTATACGAAAACCGTTGCTTTGAATGCTCCATCTTATGCTCCTTTGCACCGCAGTCTTGTTTTACTCAATAGTTTGCAAACACCATACATACACGCTAGGCTTATCCCACTATATTCACTTATTGTAGCATTCATTACACGTTCATAGCGCTTTACGATCTCTCTAGCAGGCGCTTTCCTCCTGATGCTTTTTCGAGCCGATTCATCACGGCTTCTCCTACTCCACTGGTTGAAACGGCTTCAACCAAAATGATGGAAACTCCTCTTTTATCAAATTCTCGCAACGCCTCATAAAGAACGTGAGCGAGATTTTGAACCGAATCAGCAACGATGCTTTCGTCCGCTTGGACATAATCGTGTTTAGCCAATACGCCTACTCGCTCTCCTCTAGCCTGTGCCGCTAGAATAGCGGAATTGATTTGACTTGCATCGTCCACAATATATACAGCAGCTTCTGGCGCATAGTGTGTATATTTCATTCCTGGTGATTTCGGTTGTTCTTTTTGGTTTAACAGTGAGCGATCCACATTAATTTTTCCGATAACGGCTTCAATCTCCTCTTTCGTCACACCACCTGGACGGTACAAAACAGGCGTTTCTTCAACGATACTTAAAACCGTTGATTCGAGTCCAATTCCGGTCTTCCCGCCATCAACAACGCCATCAATTCGCCCATCTAAATCGAGCAGTACATGTTCAGCCGACGTAGGAGAAGGACGCCCGGACCGGTTTGCACTTGGTGCAGCGACCGGTACTTGACAGTCTCTTAAAAATACCTGCGCGATTGGATGAGACGGCATTCGTATACCAACAGTTGATAATCCTGCGGTTACATTTTTAGCAACAACCGGTTTTGCTTTAAAAATTAGCGTTAGCGCACCTGGCCAAAATGCATCCATAAGACATTGAGCACGGTCAGGAATCTCTTCCACTAATTGATGGAGTTGCTTTTTTTCACCGATGTGGACAATCAGTGGATTATCGCTCGGCCTTCCTTTCGCTTGAAAAATTTGACTGACGGCATCGTCTGAAAGCGCGTTGGCACCTAGCCCATAGACCGTTTCTGTCGGGAATGCAACAAGCTTATTTTCCCTTATCCACATTGTCGATTCTTGTAAGAATAAGGCTTGATCGTCAATCGTTTTATTTTTATCCACATTCCAAACCCTTGTATGTTTATAACTCACTATCTGTTCGCCTCTTTCATTGTAAAACACTTTTTTTCACTTATTCTTCAAATGCTTGCTACATTAACGTTCACTCTATTTTATCAGACTAATCTATCGATTGCATCAAAAGAAAAAACAGTTTATCCACCGCTGTGGATAAACTGTTTATAAGTTGATAAATCGAGCTATATTTCAACACATCTTCATTTATTCACAAGACTTATACACAAATCCACAAACATCATCCAATATGCGAACACGAATACGACCAAACCATTGTGTCAGTTGAACGGGCAATCTGTTGATAATGGTCTAATTGTTTAATTTCAGGAGGAATAAGGCCTTCAGCTACCCGCTCAAACCCAAGTGGTTCAAACAATGACGCTTTCCCTTCACTAAGCGCGTACACTTGATTAACGCCTTCTGAGTGTGCAAACGCTAGCGCAAGCTGAATAAATTCAACAGCTGCCATTGCATGGGTTTTTTTACTATCGATGACTAACGTACGCAGCAAACCGACATCGGATACTTTATCTAAACCAACTGTTCCAACTAGCGTTCCCTCTTCATTTTCCACAATAACAAAACTATCTATTTGACTCGGTGTTGTCGCTGAACCGACTCGTGCAAACAAGTGCTGAACAGCTAATACATCCGTTTCTTCCATTTTTCGTACGGTTAATGGCATAAGTACGCCCTCCTTTTTTTCATTCTATGTGGAGGCTTGTACATATATGCCTGTTAACCAAATAAGCGATCCCAAAAAGATTCAAACATATCCACAACAAAAAATGACGTTTCGACTTCATCTTGATTTTCCACAGGGTCTGCTTCTTCTGCTTCTTTCGCTTCAGCATTATCCATATCTAAAAAGCAAAGCGGCGGAAACAATACACACCACCAGTTTTCACCTTCACCATCACCAAGCGTCACAAGTACAGCCTGGTACAAGCCCGCTGGATAAACAAGGTTTCCATAAAGCTTTGTTGGAAATGAGACGTCTTTATCAAACGCCACGTTAAATTGCTGGTCTTTGCCGTACTTAGCTAATTCGTTTTCTACAATGGCTTCGATTTCATCCATATTTCCTTCAATCGTCGTTACTGCTTCATCGAATGTTTCAACATCGTTGACCCATTTTGTAATTTCTGCATTTATCTCATCGCGGATGTCCCGCTTTAA includes:
- a CDS encoding TIGR01440 family protein, whose product is MSIEARLYEGLQAFQQQVPSLQAKLFVVGASTSEVAGKSIGKEGSMDIAADIYRALARFRDETNVQFAFQCCEHLNRALVVERKVAEFKGFTEVSAIPVRQAGGAMATYAFQQLEDPILVEHVQADAGIDIGDTFIGMHIKPVLVPIRVGITTIGSAHVTFASSRPKLIGGERANYRIGE
- the rpiB gene encoding ribose 5-phosphate isomerase B; this translates as MRIAIASDHGGIRLKDELIEVIKDLGFTYEDFGCKCEGSVDYPDYALPVAEKVAQGDFDRGILVCGTGIGMSIAANKVKGIRCALVHDVFSAKATRQHNDTNMIAMGERVIGPGLAGEIVRTWLGEEFEGGRHTNRIDKITSYEDTHR
- a CDS encoding methyl-accepting chemotaxis protein; this encodes MEAGKKISKRYKFSIRKKIVLGVSAVAGVTFATSAIILYFLADYAASMLNIDPAWLTLLVLLAGVIWSGILGYFLSTIITKPLAQLEHAVTEAASGVIDRNVELSKSDDELRALGIAYNQMLSNLNGMVHDIDRNFVETEERVQQLSLATATSSSQAEQIGFTMGEIASGAENAAQAIQETVFSLEETTEMANEMQHKASRSAEQANEMGGLLVTSREMTTSLVKGIEELTTKQEHSLDSVHRLEEQAQEVGSITAFVGTIAKQTNLLALNASIEASRAGEHGRGFAVVASEVRKLADESTQAVESINQLISTIQEEVKQVVKNIEEQVTVARVQSEQGEKTTSAILEMESSAKIVTEMIEVISNLSDKQKQAIEASSVKTEEVAAIAEQTSAGAQEVTAMTEEQTTALEEIESLSKDLANQAKQLKTTIEKFTIESNQ
- a CDS encoding low molecular weight protein arginine phosphatase; the encoded protein is MKKQNILVICTGNTCRSPLAEAYLKKYGADRYNVKSAGVHADHGQVISSGSKKILEKEGIKVDHKSQPLSDELIHWADKVLTMSASHRKIVEERYPHQSVSTLQEAAGKEGHDIEDPFGGSDEDYEQAARQIKTAIKDFLRQT
- a CDS encoding manganese efflux pump MntP family protein → MHEIVTIMIMAAALGMDAFSVTLGMGMLGLTGKQIFRIGVTIGLFHVFMPLLGMLTGQWLSSKYDVIATYIGGGMLLIIGVQMILASFSDQEDSKLKPIGLGLLLFALGVSLDSFSAGLSFGILGTKVMLTVLIIGAVSMCLSWIGLLIGSKFHKLIGSYGEVLGGIILIGFGLKIMLPL
- a CDS encoding ribonuclease E inhibitor RraB, coding for MEHSKQRFSYRAEVDPATEVIYGTITMQVDRKTCEIPYYLISDEVFALDESYFSNQPEMEELLGMIEYFYTESERLLDTVAVFPNIPDDIVRLQSFGEILQQWQRYFFLSNVKDVGFLVSHHQGGRTQYMRTLEELGFEEVLSSEEEQKSFYFFNVTYITPVDFPNDDDGAVLQSLKDAGVDMSKPHEVEFILLCSNRRMARKVAKMIELEGYTVEVDEDRDQGEYVLACTRTIPLTHQEIVRRLRDLESLTAKYEVTIDGWGAMAE
- a CDS encoding L-threonylcarbamoyladenylate synthase — encoded protein: MSYKHTRVWNVDKNKTIDDQALFLQESTMWIRENKLVAFPTETVYGLGANALSDDAVSQIFQAKGRPSDNPLIVHIGEKKQLHQLVEEIPDRAQCLMDAFWPGALTLIFKAKPVVAKNVTAGLSTVGIRMPSHPIAQVFLRDCQVPVAAPSANRSGRPSPTSAEHVLLDLDGRIDGVVDGGKTGIGLESTVLSIVEETPVLYRPGGVTKEEIEAVIGKINVDRSLLNQKEQPKSPGMKYTHYAPEAAVYIVDDASQINSAILAAQARGERVGVLAKHDYVQADESIVADSVQNLAHVLYEALREFDKRGVSIILVEAVSTSGVGEAVMNRLEKASGGKRLLERS
- a CDS encoding GNAT family N-acetyltransferase, whose protein sequence is MPLTVRKMEETDVLAVQHLFARVGSATTPSQIDSFVIVENEEGTLVGTVGLDKVSDVGLLRTLVIDSKKTHAMAAVEFIQLALAFAHSEGVNQVYALSEGKASLFEPLGFERVAEGLIPPEIKQLDHYQQIARSTDTMVWSYSCSHIG